The following are encoded together in the Bacillus cereus group sp. RP43 genome:
- the sdaAB gene encoding L-serine ammonia-lyase, iron-sulfur-dependent subunit beta, with translation MKYRSVFDIIGPVMIGPSSSHTAGAARMGQVARQLFRHEPERVSISLYGSFAKTYRGHGTDVALIGGILGFETDDLRIPSALDIAKERGIEVEFIEEDANAPHPNTAKIRLYKGEEEIEVVACSIGGGKIEVVELNGFDLQLTGTSPALLIVNNDRFGAIAAVASILAKHEINISTMSVSRKEKGRRALMVIETDELLADEVIAEINGQQNICQVTIMD, from the coding sequence ATGAAGTACCGCTCAGTGTTTGATATTATTGGTCCGGTTATGATTGGTCCATCAAGTTCACATACAGCAGGCGCGGCAAGAATGGGGCAAGTTGCTCGTCAGCTGTTTCGTCATGAGCCAGAGAGAGTTAGCATTTCATTATATGGTTCATTTGCAAAAACATACCGTGGTCACGGTACGGATGTAGCGCTAATCGGTGGAATACTAGGATTTGAAACAGATGATTTACGTATTCCAAGTGCGTTAGATATTGCAAAAGAACGCGGGATTGAAGTGGAATTCATTGAAGAAGATGCAAATGCTCCGCATCCAAATACAGCGAAAATTCGTCTGTATAAAGGTGAAGAGGAAATTGAAGTTGTTGCTTGCTCAATTGGTGGCGGTAAAATTGAAGTTGTAGAATTAAACGGATTCGATCTTCAATTAACAGGCACGAGTCCAGCGCTACTTATTGTAAATAACGATCGCTTTGGTGCTATCGCAGCTGTAGCTTCAATCCTTGCGAAACACGAGATTAACATTAGTACAATGAGTGTTTCTCGTAAAGAAAAAGGAAGAAGAGCGCTTATGGTCATTGAAACAGATGAATTATTAGCAGATGAAGTAATCGCGGAAATAAATGGGCAACAAAATATTTGTCAAGTAACTATTATGGATTAA
- the sdaAA gene encoding L-serine ammonia-lyase, iron-sulfur-dependent, subunit alpha, with the protein MFRNAAELVAQAKEQNVKIAEIMIQCEMDTRRISREEVIAGMEKNLVVMEQAVERGIRGVKSPTGLTGGDAVKVREYMKSGKGLSGDTILDAVSKAVATNEVNAAMGIICATPTAGSAGTVPGVLFALKEKLQPTREEMIEFLFTAGAFGMVVANNACISGAAGGCQAEVGSASGMAAAAAVEMAGGTQDQAATAMAISLKNMLGLVCDPVAGLVEVPCVKRNAAGAANAMISADLSLAGVTSTIPCDEVIEAMFRIGQTMPVALRETAEGGLAATPTGRRLQEEIFGKSNN; encoded by the coding sequence ATGTTTCGGAACGCAGCGGAACTAGTGGCGCAAGCTAAAGAGCAAAATGTAAAAATCGCAGAAATTATGATTCAATGTGAAATGGATACAAGACGTATTTCACGTGAAGAAGTAATTGCTGGTATGGAAAAGAACTTAGTTGTGATGGAACAAGCAGTAGAACGTGGTATTCGTGGTGTAAAATCACCGACGGGTTTAACTGGCGGAGATGCTGTGAAAGTTCGAGAGTATATGAAGAGCGGAAAAGGCTTATCTGGGGATACAATTTTGGACGCAGTGAGTAAAGCGGTTGCGACAAATGAAGTAAACGCAGCGATGGGAATCATTTGTGCAACACCAACAGCAGGTTCTGCTGGGACAGTGCCAGGTGTACTGTTTGCATTGAAAGAAAAATTACAGCCTACACGTGAAGAAATGATTGAATTTTTATTTACAGCAGGGGCTTTCGGTATGGTTGTTGCGAATAATGCTTGTATTTCCGGCGCTGCAGGAGGTTGCCAAGCTGAAGTAGGTTCAGCAAGTGGAATGGCAGCGGCAGCAGCAGTTGAGATGGCTGGTGGAACACAAGATCAAGCAGCTACAGCGATGGCGATTTCATTAAAGAATATGCTTGGTTTAGTATGTGATCCTGTTGCAGGGCTTGTAGAAGTACCTTGTGTAAAACGTAATGCAGCAGGAGCTGCGAATGCCATGATTTCAGCTGATTTATCATTAGCTGGTGTAACTAGTACAATTCCATGTGATGAAGTCATTGAGGCGATGTTTAGAATTGGACAAACGATGCCAGTAGCACTTCGTGAAACAGCAGAAGGTGGACTTGCAGCAACACCGACAGGTCGTCGTCTGCAAGAAGAGATTTTTGGTAAGAGTAATAACTAA
- the proI gene encoding pyrroline-5-carboxylate reductase ProI encodes MSMQNISFLGAGSIAEAIIGGLLNANVVKGEHITVSNRSNETRLQELHTKYGVKGTHNKKDLLADANILFLAMKPKDVAEAIIPLKEYINNDLLIISLLAGVSTHSIRNLLEKDVPIIRAMPNTSAAILKSATAISPSEHTTEEHIRIATSLFETIGLVSVVEEEDMHAVTALSGSGPAYIYYVVEAMEEAAKKIGLKEDVAKSLILQTMIGAAEMLKASEKHPSILRKEITSPGGTTEAGIEVLQEHAFQQALISCIAQATKRSHDLGKTLEKIAKEK; translated from the coding sequence ATGTCTATGCAAAACATTTCCTTTCTCGGTGCAGGCTCTATTGCCGAAGCGATTATTGGTGGTTTATTAAATGCAAATGTTGTTAAAGGGGAACATATTACTGTGAGTAATCGTTCTAACGAGACAAGATTACAGGAGTTACATACAAAATATGGTGTCAAAGGTACACATAATAAAAAGGATTTACTTGCTGATGCAAATATTCTTTTTCTAGCTATGAAGCCAAAAGATGTCGCAGAAGCGATTATTCCTCTTAAAGAATATATAAATAATGACTTGCTTATTATTTCGTTATTAGCAGGTGTTTCTACTCATTCAATTAGAAACCTACTTGAAAAAGACGTTCCGATTATTCGTGCAATGCCAAATACATCTGCGGCCATTTTAAAATCCGCTACCGCTATCTCACCTTCAGAACACACAACGGAGGAACATATTCGCATTGCAACATCATTATTTGAAACGATTGGTCTCGTCTCTGTTGTAGAAGAAGAAGATATGCATGCTGTCACTGCATTATCCGGGAGTGGACCAGCTTATATTTATTACGTGGTAGAGGCAATGGAAGAGGCAGCAAAAAAAATTGGTTTAAAAGAAGATGTTGCAAAATCACTTATTCTTCAGACGATGATTGGTGCTGCTGAAATGCTAAAAGCAAGCGAAAAACACCCTTCTATTTTGCGAAAAGAAATTACTTCTCCTGGGGGAACAACTGAAGCAGGTATTGAAGTGTTACAGGAGCATGCTTTTCAACAAGCATTAATTTCCTGTATTGCACAAGCAACGAAACGCTCACACGATCTTGGAAAAACATTAGAAAAAATAGCGAAAGAAAAATAA
- a CDS encoding MBL fold metallo-hydrolase — MTAIHRMEIPVPFAVETVNVFLVEGETLTLIDTGTNTEEAKKALASQLGALGYKIEDIETVVITHHHADHCGLLNTFSEKVKIIGHPWNEPWITQNAEFLKRYHEFFKETALQFGVPAAFLNGEALLTTKTLKYSCNRSLTHTVREGDRIDSLPGFIVIETPGHASTHISLYRESDGILIGGDALISHISSNPILEPPYEGQTERAHPLLQYNQTLKRLSEMNISRILSGHGEDVLNVKQLIETRLQKQETRAFKVLELLKEKPMTAFEVCVKLFPVLYKEQLPLTISETVGQLDFLAYNQQVMIDESSQQLIYYAK, encoded by the coding sequence ATGACGGCGATTCATCGAATGGAGATTCCTGTTCCATTTGCAGTTGAGACAGTGAATGTGTTTTTAGTTGAGGGAGAAACATTAACGTTAATTGATACAGGGACAAATACAGAAGAAGCAAAGAAGGCACTAGCAAGTCAATTAGGTGCATTAGGGTATAAGATAGAAGATATTGAAACGGTAGTGATTACGCATCACCATGCGGATCATTGCGGACTTTTAAATACATTTTCTGAAAAAGTAAAGATTATCGGACATCCTTGGAATGAACCGTGGATTACACAGAATGCTGAATTTTTAAAGAGGTATCATGAATTTTTTAAAGAGACAGCCTTGCAGTTCGGCGTTCCAGCAGCATTTCTGAATGGTGAGGCGCTATTGACGACGAAGACACTTAAATATTCTTGTAATAGATCGTTAACACATACTGTGAGAGAGGGAGATCGTATAGATTCGTTACCTGGATTTATAGTGATTGAAACCCCAGGTCATGCTTCCACTCATATTTCATTATATAGAGAATCTGATGGAATATTAATTGGTGGGGATGCTCTCATTAGTCATATTTCTTCAAATCCAATATTAGAACCACCATATGAAGGGCAAACAGAAAGAGCGCATCCTTTATTGCAGTATAATCAAACGTTAAAACGTTTAAGCGAAATGAATATTTCACGTATTTTATCAGGGCATGGGGAAGATGTTCTGAATGTGAAACAACTTATTGAAACAAGATTACAAAAGCAAGAGACACGTGCTTTTAAAGTGCTGGAGTTATTAAAGGAAAAGCCAATGACAGCATTTGAAGTATGTGTAAAACTATTTCCGGTATTATATAAAGAGCAATTGCCACTTACTATCTCAGAAACTGTTGGACAATTAGACTTTTTAGCATATAATCAACAAGTGATGATTGATGAATCTTCACAACAATTGATTTATTATGCAAAGTAG